The Mercurialis annua linkage group LG8, ddMerAnnu1.2, whole genome shotgun sequence genome window below encodes:
- the LOC126662037 gene encoding uncharacterized protein LOC126662037 → MATPKVSLKLIIDPKANKVLFAESEKDFVDFLCSLLCMPLGAAINLLKDAPTFGSLETLYNSIQNLKAVHMQPDHVNKDLLLKPRLPTHALGLTLCPSDATPQLLYLYRCPNYACRRNEVTGCKGKSCCMCTEAMDTPVTITDINGANYNVKNGFVKGDIKYMVMDDLSVLPITSIESFFDVLSNMNVKDVAALHKIVVEVRPNEVVELLKASLHSKEVLTNVLLLKPSIKGQKLNQ, encoded by the exons ATGGCTACCCCCAAAGTGAGTCTCAAGCTTATTATCGATCCAAAGGCTAACAAAGTCCTATTCGCAGAGTCTGAGAAAGATTTTGTTGATTTTCTGTGCAGCCTTCTGTGTATGCCTTTAGGTGCTGCAATCAATCTTCTCAAAGATGCACCAACTTTTGGTTCCTTAGAAACTCTATACAATAGTATTCAAAACCTAAAAGCAGTTCACATGCAGCCGGATCACGTAAACAAAGATCTGCTCTTGAAACCCCGTCTCCCAACCCACGCATTAGGTCTGACTCTATGCCCATCTGATGCAACTCCACAATTGTTATACTTATACCGTTGTCCAAACTATGCATGCCGTCGTAACGAAGTAACAGGCTGCAAAGGTAAAAGTTGCTGTATGTGTACGGAAGCCATGGATACGCCAGTGACTATCACAGATATAAATGGCGCAAATTATAATGTGAAAAACGGTTTTGTGAAGGGAGATATTAAATACATGGTGATGGATGATTTGAGTGTCTTACCGATAACCTCAATTGAATCCTTTTTTGACGTATTAAGCAATATGAATGTCAAGGACGTTGCTGCTCTTCACAAAATTGTCGTTGAGGTTCGGCCTAATGAG GTTGTAGAGTTGTTGAAGGCTTCTCTTCATTCAAAGGAAGTTCTCACAAATGTGCTCTTACTGAAGCCAAGCATCAAGGGTCAGAAGCTTAATCAATAG
- the LOC126661215 gene encoding uncharacterized protein LOC126661215: MENPKLNLKLIINPKANRVLFAETDKDFVDFLRSLFSLPLGIAINLLKDAPPFSSIQTLYKSVQNLKDCYMQQPNHKYKDLSDADPQQVTSCKNTRCTKCGHVMDNPATVKGDIKYMVMDDLSVSPIISIESCFDILRKLNASDVAALQTRVVEVDAIEVVELLKASLESKEVLTNVFLLSSKMKHKNPRLTGTELEPTIKRFNICSLRHRYVTDQIFTRCPPCFSCNMDNEVKFIGCLT, from the exons ATGGAAAACCCTAAACTGAACCTAAAGCTCATCATCAATCCAAAGGCTAACAGAGTCTTATTTGCAGAGACTGATAAAGATTTTGTTGATTTCCTGCGCAGCCTTTTTTCTTTGCCTTTAGGTATTGCTATCAATCTTCTCAAAGACGCTCCACCGTTTTCCTCCATACAAACTCTATACAAGAGTGTTCAAAATCTGAAAGATTGTTACATGCAGCAGCCTAACCACAAATATAAGGATCTGTCTGATGCAGATCCACAACAAGTGACATCCTGTAAGAACACAAGGTGCACGAAGTGTGGACATGTCATGGATAATCCAGCGACTGTGAAGGGAGATATTAAATACATGGTGATGGATGATTTGAGTGTGTCGCCAATAATCTCCATAGAATCTTGTTTTGAtatattaagaaaattgaaTGCCAGCGACGTTGCTGCTCTTCAGACAAGGGTTGTTGAGGTTGATGCTATTGAG GTTGTGGAGTTGTTGAAGGCTTCTCTTGAGTCGAAGGAAGTTCTCACAAATGTGTTCCTACTTTCTAGTAAAATGAAGCACAAGAACCCGAGATTGACAGGGACTGAGCTAGAGCCgacaataaaaaggtttaatatCTGCTCACTTCGCCACCGTTATGTGACTGACCAGATATTCACCAGGTGTCCGCCCTGCTTCTCCTGTAATATGGATAATGAAGTGAAGTTTATAGGATGCTTGACCTAA